In the genome of Candidatus Campbellbacteria bacterium, one region contains:
- a CDS encoding helix-turn-helix domain-containing protein → MSANKIPKKKSDLKWYTFDEVFKKRGKEFERGYRAESARIMLAETIRKIRISKNLTQADVAKRINMPQSVIARLEGGKHSVSVVTLDKVAHALGRRVQLV, encoded by the coding sequence ATGTCAGCAAACAAAATTCCTAAAAAGAAATCCGACCTCAAATGGTATACCTTTGACGAAGTTTTTAAAAAACGTGGCAAAGAGTTTGAGCGCGGGTACAGGGCAGAGTCTGCTCGCATAATGCTTGCTGAGACAATCCGAAAGATACGAATCTCAAAAAACCTCACTCAAGCGGACGTCGCGAAGAGAATCAATATGCCCCAGTCGGTTATTGCGCGTCTAGAGGGTGGAAAGCATAGCGTATCAGTGGTCACGTTAGATAAAGTTGCTCATGCACTTGGTAGACGGGTTCAGTTGGTTTAA